DNA from Denticeps clupeoides chromosome 7, fDenClu1.1, whole genome shotgun sequence:
taatataattgtgACAGGGTGTCGCTGTTTCAGGTCGCCTGCTGGATATCTTGCACACCAAAGGCCAACGGGGATATGTGGTGCTACTGGAAAGCCTAGAGTTCTACTACCCTGACCTCTACAAGCTGGTCACTGGGAAGGACCCCACCCGCAGATTCTCCACCATAGTTGGTGAGTGGTTTAAATTTGTGATTTCCTTTCTTGGAACACAAATGAAGGCCATAGTCTAGTGTTTTATTACCCCAGAGACCTCTGCTCAAATTTGTTGATGCCTGTGCTGCTGAAGAAAAAAGTAGTAAAGAATATCCAAAGAATTCCAACATAATCTTCCGAGTGGAAATAATTTTGGTTGCTATAATGAAGTAAAATCAATTGGATTTCCTATAAAATATTATAGCTGTGCGTATAATGGTTATAATTACCTGCAGTAGAGGAGGGTCATGAGGGCCTGACTCAGTTCCTGATGAATGAGGTGATcaagctgcagcagcaggccaAGGCCAAGGATGTGCAGCGCGTGGACATCATGGGCAAGCATCGCACGCTGGAAGCGGAGAACCGGAAGTTGCGGCTCAACAACCAGGAGCTGCACACCTTCCAGGAGCGTTACAACAAGATGAAGGAGGAGCGCAACAACTACAACGAAGAGCTCATCAAGGTCAAGGATGAGAACTACAAGCTTGCCATGCGCTATGCCCAGCTGAGTGAAGAGAAGAACATGGCTGTCATGAGGAGCCGCGACTTGCAGCTGGAGGTCAGTTTGCTCATTATAATGACGCCTACGTTCACTATCAGAGGTCcagatttgtttatttcttttatatatatatatatatatatatctccatGTTTCTCGCATTCTTTTTCAGATAAAAAAGGTGCAAGTTCTTAGAATATAATGAACAAATGCTATACAGGAGAGCATCATATTTAGAACAAATTTGGTGTGCAGCCCCAGTGACAATAGAAAGCATAATCAAGAGACAGTTCAAATATCTTTCCATCTCGACATAGCTtgagatatatatacagtacagcatATAGAGAGACAAGATGTCGAGGCTCTGGTTACATCAGTACAGAAAACAAATAGATATCATGGACTACACTCACGACtagaaaaaatatatgtgtaatAAGGTAATAAATATAACATGTGCAGTTACAATTTGAAATGTACAATTATCCCAAAACTTAAAGTGACCAGtgcagcagtttgaaaacttgaaCAGAATTCTTGAAAGTGAGGATTGCCCATAGAGCAGCATTTGCATTACAAAGGCTATAGTGTGAAGTACAATAAAGTCACTTaacaatctgtgtgtgtgtgtgtgtgtgtgtgtgtgtgtgtgtgtgtgtgtgtttgtcaaattgagaattttaatttgttttaatggtTTGTGAGAGGATATTTAGAATTGAACAGTGTGTGAATGATACAACCAAACCAACTTTACTGTTCTTCTTAGTCTTTTGTTCTTATCTGATTTGCCGTGCCTGCTTATCTGCATTCTTCGAGGTATTACGCTATGATCCTCTGTGgttcattaagtaaaaacatgATGCAAGAGTCAAAGTGGTTTTTTGATTAGACGCAGAGGAGCATGCTCTTATGCTTACAATAGTGTCGATTTGATTGGCTGCCCTGCAGATTGACCAGCTAAAGCATAAGCTGAACAAAGTTGAGGAAGAGTGTAAAATGGAGAGGCGACAGTCTCTGAAACTGAAGAACGACATAGAGAGCCGTCCCCGAAAAGAGCAAATCTTTGAGCTTGAGCGGGAGAATGAGGTTCTGAAGATCAAACTGCAGGAGCTGCAGTCAATCATACAGGTAAGTAGAGTTGCTTTAAGAAACAAATGTTGACAAAGTGCACTTTCCACATGCAGACACATTGCAGAACTGAAAGACAGGGTTTGCAGAAACTCATGCACAATCTCTGAATACGTTTTAAAGCTAAACCGAGAATCTATCTTGATAGCAATGTGAAACAGAAACCATCATAAAACTTTCCTATCAAATGATTGTAACCAAGATCTTGCCTTGACGTCTGAAACTTGGGCTCTTGTTTATGTGTCTTTGAAAACCAGTGAGTATCCCTATGGCTCTTAATGTGCCTCAATGTGCTCCCCTTTTCTCTTCCTCAGCCAGGGCCTCTACCAGACTCCGATAAGGCCATACTGGACATCTTGGAGCACGACCGCCAGGAAGCTCTGGAGGACCGTCAGGAGCTGGTCAACCGGCTCTACAACTTGCACGAGGAGGTGCGACAggctgaagagctcagagacaagGTGAGGCCTCCAAGACTGATTTCATTCTATCGCACCAGCATCTCCTCTGGTTCAGAATAGGGTTGCAATGGTACTCAGTAAAGTACTGAACTGTTTGGTCTGCCCTGCATGGTCCATTGCAGTTAattctgaatttttttccaGTGATTGGACATGTACTCTTGCAGAGGGATTTTGCCCATTAGCACTTACAGTTTAACAGGTTACTGTCAAACTTAGCCCGCACTAGCGGAGGAGCCGAGAGATTAGAGTTTGAAAGAGCACATCTTACTTGCAATTTATTAACTTCTGGTCTTTCATCCCTTCTATGGTGAATAACTCTCTGTGTTCAGACATATGTTCAGAAACAATATACATTTCACACAGTCCttactgttctgttcaaaaagTCCCAATGTGGCATATAACTCTACCAAAGTAAATCAGAAGTGCAGGCTGATAGCTCCGCCCCATCACATATCACATAAGCTTATCTTATAGGTGCATTTCACATCTGTTACAAATCGCAGCAAAACATCAACTGTCTAtcaaaaaaatatcaataaacaacaaaaaacaaagagaataagaaaatgcatttaaacagaCATATCTTGgcacaagaaaataaaatagttctcttaacacacaaaacatgtaccaaaaacaaaccaaaaccgcGGCCCGTAAACCGAAATATGGACCGTGCTATGGGAGACCTGTACTGTTGCATCCCTAGATTGGAGATAAGAATCCACCTTAGTCCTGAAGACTTTGAAAATTTGCTCCTCCATCTGAGTTCGACAATGCACAATAAcagacaacaaaaccacaccaGGAAATGTAGATCTCCTGGGTGCATAATAAGGTCGAGGAGAGCAAAACATCAGAAAATATGAAGATTACAGAGTGTTACATATTGATAGAATTTTTTTACAGGCTTCCCCCCTACGATTAACAGAATGAAGACTAGCATATTTCCCAGAGtttgtaaaatgtttctgttcattgttcattaaaATTGGCAGTACCTGGAAGAGAAGGAAGCCCTGGAGTTAAAGTGCTCTACACTGGTGAAGGACTGCGAGATGTACAAGAACCGGATGAACACGATCATGGTCCAGCTTGAGGAAGTGGAACGTGAACGGGATCAGGTGGGCCATCCTAtcacatttaatataatttcaAATTCCAGCAAAGAATAAGTCAGTCTAATGGTTCCCCACCCTCCTCAGGCATTTAAGTCAAGAGATGAGGCCCAGACCCATTTCTCCCAGTGTTTGATCGAGAAGGATAAATACCGCAAGCAAATcagggagctggaggagaggagCGACGAGCTCCAAATTGAGATTGTACGCAAGGAGGCCAAGATTGTCAACATCGAGTCGAAGATTAGCCGCCTCTCCAAAGACAGCGCCTTGGATCAGGTGTGTGAATCTGATGTTCTTCAATGGACATTCATTTCCTTTCACTGAAACTGAATGAAAAGCTTTAAACTTCCTGTTTTTCGCAAAATCAAAAGCAGGAACTTACAGGAACTCGAAACCCACCGAAAGAAACAGCAACTTTGTTCAGCAACGAATCTGTTGTGTTTCATACCCCTCTACGTTCTTTTCTGTCCTTGATGGCCAGATGGTTGCCAATTCCTGCTTTTCTTCTAAAAATTCCTAGCATGTTCTTCTAAAAATGTTAGAAACCCAATACCTTTGGGtccaaaaaaacagattcattaaTAGTAAAAGTTTAAACTTTATTGCCGGGTCACGTCAGGACGTGCtcgatttatttaaaaaattttttttgttgagttaTTAAGTGGTATTTACAGATttgtgtaagtcgctctggataacagcGTCTGCCAAAaatctgtacatgtaaatgcagCAAGACAACATGGCTCCAGTTACAACAGGATacacaaagaacacacatttataaaaaaaaataatataaaaaaatcatcacCCCCACATCTAGACCCTTTTGGAACACAAGGAATTGAGAGAAGGGTCCAGGGTAGGATGCAGTCTGTTATCGTGGACAATATTATGGCAATATATGTCCTTATTTGAAGATAGGAGGGAATGTAAATACTGTTTTGGctcagtttttttaatggtttcaaGTTTTTCCTTTACTCAACCAGAGCTTACCTCGAGACATTCCCCTGACAATGATATCAGTTTTTGGTCAAGAGAACAAGCCAGAGCAGTTTGAAGACTCCAGTGACGACTCGCCTGAAGACAACAAGTGCATTTTCAGGCGCAGGCAGTGCAAGGTGAGCACAACCTGCTTTCAGTCCATTAAACTGCCAGCTGTTTGCTTTTGCAGCCTATGACGGGTGATTATTTATGTCTCACACCCTCTTCCTTTAGATCGGCAGAGCCAAATCTCCCATCACCACGCCCAAGACCCTGGACTACCCAGGTATGCTAGACATTAATAATGGTTCAGTACCTTGACATTAAAGGATCACTGTCTCACCCACTGTGCGTTCTTACTGTTCTTTCTTTTAGCCGTATGCACCACGAACGGTGATCTGTCTGACGGGCCCAGCACTGAGTTGAGCTCCATCAATTTAAGTTCAGCCAACACGACCAGCCTTCCAGTAACTCCTACCAGCACTACAGAGGCTGTCAACAAAGTGCGCTTCTGAGAATGGACAATATTGTACTTATTAGCAGTTCAAATGTAGTGCTCTtcacctttgtgtgtgtgtgtgtgtgtgtgtgtttgtgtgtgtgtgtgcacgcagtTCCGTTACCGCAATGACAGCATCGTGTCCACAGCCCCCGAACCTCCTGGGAACGCCTCTCTCGTTAGGAGGAATAAAGAGGGAGACCACGACTTCCAGCCCAGGAGGTAGTGGTGCAGTGAGCGAAGGCTTTAAATGCGGATAAATCCAATAACGTCTGATACACACCGTTCCATGTCAAAGCGCTGGCAGTCGGAATCATTTTTCAATTTCTCTGTTTTAGCCTCTGCTCCCTGGAGAGCGACAGTTGTGAGTTCATGGAATACGGTATGAAGCAAATTGCTTGGCGGAGCCGAAGTAGTGAACTTGTTTTCAGCAGTGTGTGACAAGTtacatccctctctctctctattgctGTCTGAAATGGCCATTTCAGACGAAGATGGAGACAGGTTTTCCCATGGACCGCCTTCCGTCCACTCGTCTTCATCGTCGTACCAGTCTGAAGGCATGGACTCCTATGACCTGGATCAGGTTAACAACATCTTCAGGAAACTCTCCTTAGAGAGGTAGAACCAGCTGCACTGTCACAAAGCATACTGACACTTTAATTATTCACTGTCATTCCACCCACATTTATGCCTCTTTAAATACAATTCCTCTTTTTATCTTAAATAACCACACATATACGGCATAAATGCATCTACTATTGTATACTTTTAAGGCAAGTTTTGAGTCCAACTCCAAtccaactgaaaaaaaattatgaccttttattttttcagacCGTTCAGGCCATCTCTCAGCTCCTTCAGCCGAATCAGCAGTACTCTAAGACCCATCCAGGAGCTCTCCATCCAGGGGGAATCCTTACTGTCTGAGCTCACCCTTGTTGGGGGCAATGACAGCGGTATCTTCGTTTCCTCCGTACAGCCGGGCTCCAACGCGGAGGAGGCAGGTCTGAGGGAAGGATACCACCTTTTGTTGGTGAGGCTCACGAACGCTCTGTCCAGGACCTGGGATTCTGATCGGATCTGTGTAACCCATGACCATCATTGTCTTTACAGCTGGAGGGCTGTATCCGTGGCGAGGCCCAGAATGTTCCCCTGGATACCTGCACCAGAGAAGAGGCTCACTGGAGCCTGCAGAGGTGCACTGGGCAGGTCCAGCTTCACTACCGGTGCAACATTGATGGTGAGCTCAATTCTCTTTGACATTCCgagatttctctttttttatccttttgaGCAATGACAAGAGGATCTGAGTGCTTCAGGGTCATCATCTTTGTGTGTTAAAGGTTGAACTTGAATTTGCCCTTGGGCTGTCTGGGATATGCCCTTCTTCTGGCTCGTTCTGAGTTCTGAAAGTTGTTTATTCTATCAAAGAGCTTGTAACGTTGTATTCTTTCACTGAAGGGACCTTCACTGAAGGGCCAATCAATATTTTTAAGACTTTACAAGAACCTCTGACCATTCTCCAACATTGGTTAATGGACTCAGTGGTCAGCTGTACTGGGTAAGCAGGGATTTCCTTCTGCTTCTTCTGTCCAGGGTACCGAAGATTGCAGAAGGATATTGAGGATGGATCTGTGGTGTCGGGGGACTCCTTCTACATTCGTGCCAACCTCAACGTTTCTGACAAGTTGGACAACTGCTCTCTGAGCGTGCGCTGTGACGAGGTGCTGCACGTGCTGGACACCATGCACCAGGGGAAGTGCGAGTGGCTGTGCTCACGGGTTGATGCCTTCTCCGACAAGGACCTGGATAGGGGAACAATACCTAGTTATACCAGGTAAGTCTTGTTTTGTCCacctaaaaaaattatacatttcataacaaaaaaaaataaaacacactctAAAATAAAGCAGGATTGTAATCTACACAGTACAATGAATTGAGACAGCATTCATCCAGGGCCATGgtgccacacaaaaaaactacacCAAAAACAACACATCAGGCCAGATACATGCTGGCAGGACTACAGATAAGAAgacagaaaaggcaaaaatgtACAACAGTGTCAGGCAACAGTagcattgtgtctctgagcaagacacttaaccctgagttgctccagggggactctccctgtaactactgattgtaagtcgctctggactttggtaaggaaacagacttgtgatcagaaggttgcaggtttgaatccaaTGAGGTACCTTGAGCAAAATACCGTttccacacaatgctccccgggcgcctgtaatggctgccccctgctctaCTACGGGTgttggattaaatgcagaggacacatttcgttgtgtcactgtgtgctgtgcttgctgtgtaccacaatcactttcactttcattttcaagtgTCTTGTTCATGCATACAGCGGTGGTAGATGGGGATCAAAGCAGTGACTTTGTGCTCATCTATTTAATAAGCAAGTGTGTTTCACACTAAGCTGCTACAACCCAAACATCCAGATAGTTTTACTTTATCCACAATATCCCTGCTGTGGAGCAAACATTGCAAGTCTTATAGCCATGACAGTTTGCTTCCATTCTTCATTTGACATCCTTGTGGTCTCTTATCTGCTCCTCTCTCCCCAGAGCCCAGCAGCTCCTGCTTGTGAAGATCCAGAAATTGATGTGCCGAGGGGGACCAGGGGACAGTGACAGCCTGCGTGGGGGGCTGAGGGTGAGCTCATTTTCAtgggaggaagagaaagagagaggcatGTGTTTGGCTGGCCTCCATACTGCTGTAAAAATGATCAATAAGGTCTCTGGAAGGAGGGGAACAGGCATTTTCATGGGGTGCAGCGTAAGCTGAACAACACTCTTCGCTTCTTTTAGAACACCTTACAACCAGAGGACACCTCATCTTCCCCAGATCCCAAATCCAGCCCCCGACTGTCCAGGGCCGGCATCTTCCTCTGTCAGATCTTGCAGGTAAATGCTGGAGTGTTCAT
Protein-coding regions in this window:
- the card11 gene encoding caspase recruitment domain-containing protein 11, whose translation is MDNGGTGTAKEDDEALWENVENNRYILTRYINPSKLTPYLRQCKVIDEQDEDEVLHSLLLVTKVDRSGRLLDILHTKGQRGYVVLLESLEFYYPDLYKLVTGKDPTRRFSTIVVEEGHEGLTQFLMNEVIKLQQQAKAKDVQRVDIMGKHRTLEAENRKLRLNNQELHTFQERYNKMKEERNNYNEELIKVKDENYKLAMRYAQLSEEKNMAVMRSRDLQLEIDQLKHKLNKVEEECKMERRQSLKLKNDIESRPRKEQIFELERENEVLKIKLQELQSIIQPGPLPDSDKAILDILEHDRQEALEDRQELVNRLYNLHEEVRQAEELRDKYLEEKEALELKCSTLVKDCEMYKNRMNTIMVQLEEVERERDQAFKSRDEAQTHFSQCLIEKDKYRKQIRELEERSDELQIEIVRKEAKIVNIESKISRLSKDSALDQSLPRDIPLTMISVFGQENKPEQFEDSSDDSPEDNKCIFRRRQCKIGRAKSPITTPKTLDYPAVCTTNGDLSDGPSTELSSINLSSANTTSLPVTPTSTTEAVNKFRYRNDSIVSTAPEPPGNASLVRRNKEGDHDFQPRSLCSLESDSCEFMEYDEDGDRFSHGPPSVHSSSSSYQSEGMDSYDLDQVNNIFRKLSLERPFRPSLSSFSRISSTLRPIQELSIQGESLLSELTLVGGNDSGIFVSSVQPGSNAEEAGLREGYHLLLLEGCIRGEAQNVPLDTCTREEAHWSLQRCTGQVQLHYRCNIDGYRRLQKDIEDGSVVSGDSFYIRANLNVSDKLDNCSLSVRCDEVLHVLDTMHQGKCEWLCSRVDAFSDKDLDRGTIPSYTRAQQLLLVKIQKLMCRGGPGDSDSLRGGLRNTLQPEDTSSSPDPKSSPRLSRAGIFLCQILQIVSRADPKYKRMNSNERVRIISGGCPSSLPRTGFSDSLKQHDSSDSDNDLNKNLNLVPYSLVSPYHCQRKRPVLFAPNVLAKIIIQKFLNLGGAMEFNICKPDILSKEEFLIKQKIEDSIIYSKEKPTSTYECVTPENIESVAFKNKHCLLEADLSCVKHLLRREIYPIIIFVRISEKNIKKLRSTWLYCRKLPVKVDSEEEFLKICRNKEKELEALPCLYATVEPDSWSGVEDLLKVIKDKILEEQKKTVWVEQDQL